A genomic region of Glycine max cultivar Williams 82 chromosome 15, Glycine_max_v4.0, whole genome shotgun sequence contains the following coding sequences:
- the LOC100793101 gene encoding vacuolar protein sorting-associated protein 2 homolog 2, producing the protein MNIFKKKTSPKEALRTSKREMAVATRGIEREITSLQMEEKKLVAEIKREAKTGNEAATRILARQLVRLRQQITNLQGSRAQIRGVATHTQALYASTSISTGMKGATKAMVAMNKQMAPAKQVKVIKEFQKQSAQLDMTIEMMSESIDETLDKDEAEEETEELTNQVLDEIGVDIASQLSSAPKGRIASINTENVAPRPAESQDVEDLEKRLASLRRI; encoded by the exons ATGAACATCTTCAAGAAGAAAACCTCACCCAAAG aGGCTCTGCGGACAAGTAAGAGGGAAATGGCTGTTGCAACCAGAG GAATTGAAAGAGAGATAACATCGCTTCAGATGGAG GAAAAAAAACTGGTGGCAGAGATTAAAAGAGAAGCAAAAACAGGAAATGAG GCTGCCACCAGAATCTTAGCTCGTCAACTTGTTAGGTTACGTCAACAGATAACCAATTTGCAGGGAAGTCGTGCTCAGATCAGGGGTGTAGCAACTCACACACAG GCATTATATGCAAGCACTTCAATCTCTACGGGAATGAAGGGTGCAACTAAAGCAATGGTGGCAATGAATAAG caAATGGCACCGGCAAAACAGGTTAAAGTGATCAAAGAATTCCAAAAGCAATCAGCACAATTGGACATGACG ATTGAGATGATGTCAGAATCTATTGATGAAACTTTAGACAAAGATGAAGCTGAGGAAGAAACAGAAGAGCTCACTAACCAG GTTCTTGATGAGATTGGAGTAGATATTGCATCCCAG TTATCTTCTGCTCCAAAAGGGCGTATTGCTTCAATAAATACTGAAAATGTTGCTCCAAG ACCAGCAGAATCCCAAGATGTTGAAGATCTTGAAAAGAGATTGGCTTCTCTTCGAAGAATATAA